From the genome of Naumannella halotolerans, one region includes:
- a CDS encoding glycoside hydrolase family 13 protein, with protein MTRSLGDADWWRSAVVYQIYPRSFADADGDGTGDLRGIIQHLPYLAELGVDALWISPWYPSPLLDGGYDVADYRDINPDFGTLDDARELIDSAHRLGIRMLIDLVPNHSSWDHPWFARAIADPAAPERGLYIFRDGRGPDGDEPPSNWPAVFGGSAWRRTTNPDGSPGQWYLHMFDVSQPDWDWSNPAVAEEFDSILRFWFDLGVDGFRIDVADSMAKDLALPDVPIDPRTGEPTVDKFVGSPIWDHTGVDGIHRRWRAVADSYADDPLGARVFVSEAYLTPSERLVRYVEPGRLHTTFNFDALLAEWTAQTQRNVIDATIAAHAAVGAPCTWVLSNHDNQRVATRYGKATTGSSFGPGGVITSDNGQPNMITNDEPTDIALGRRRARAAALLELALPGGAYIYQGDELGLPEVEDLPIEVLQDPIWERSGHTQKGRDGCRVPLPWSGTSAPYGFNSGSEQPWLPQPDDWAEYTVAAQERAPRSHLQLYRAALAERHRNPALGDGDLTWDELDNRDLLSFSRTPGFRCVINFGTESVSLESLSPGATVLLHSGDPDSGVLGADEAVWLSVG; from the coding sequence GTGACCCGTTCGCTCGGCGATGCCGACTGGTGGCGCAGCGCCGTCGTCTACCAGATCTATCCGCGCTCCTTCGCCGATGCCGATGGCGACGGCACCGGTGACCTGCGCGGCATCATCCAGCACCTGCCGTACCTGGCGGAGTTGGGTGTCGATGCCTTGTGGATCAGCCCGTGGTATCCCTCCCCGCTGCTCGACGGCGGGTACGACGTGGCCGACTACCGGGACATCAATCCCGACTTCGGCACCCTCGACGATGCCCGCGAGTTGATCGACTCCGCCCACCGGCTCGGCATCCGGATGCTGATCGACCTGGTGCCCAACCACTCCTCCTGGGACCACCCGTGGTTCGCCCGGGCGATCGCCGATCCAGCCGCCCCGGAGCGCGGCCTCTACATCTTCCGCGACGGTCGCGGTCCCGACGGTGACGAGCCGCCGTCGAACTGGCCGGCGGTCTTCGGCGGCTCGGCCTGGCGGCGGACGACGAATCCGGATGGCTCCCCGGGGCAGTGGTATCTGCACATGTTCGACGTCTCCCAGCCGGACTGGGACTGGAGCAACCCGGCGGTGGCCGAGGAATTCGACTCGATCCTGCGGTTCTGGTTCGACCTGGGTGTGGACGGCTTCCGGATCGACGTGGCCGACTCGATGGCCAAGGACCTGGCCCTGCCCGACGTACCGATCGATCCCCGGACCGGCGAACCGACCGTCGACAAGTTCGTCGGCTCCCCGATCTGGGATCACACCGGAGTGGACGGGATCCACCGACGCTGGCGCGCGGTGGCCGACAGCTATGCCGATGACCCGCTCGGTGCCCGGGTGTTCGTCTCCGAGGCCTACCTGACCCCGTCCGAACGCCTGGTCCGCTACGTGGAACCGGGGCGGTTGCACACCACCTTCAACTTCGACGCCCTGTTGGCCGAGTGGACCGCGCAGACCCAGCGCAATGTCATCGACGCCACCATCGCCGCCCACGCCGCGGTCGGTGCTCCGTGCACCTGGGTGCTGTCCAACCACGACAACCAGCGGGTCGCGACCCGGTACGGCAAGGCGACCACCGGTTCGTCCTTCGGCCCGGGTGGTGTGATCACCAGCGACAACGGCCAGCCGAACATGATCACGAACGACGAACCGACCGACATCGCATTGGGTCGTCGGCGCGCCCGCGCCGCCGCACTGCTGGAGCTCGCCCTGCCCGGCGGGGCCTACATCTACCAGGGCGATGAATTGGGCCTGCCCGAGGTGGAGGACCTGCCGATCGAGGTGTTGCAAGACCCGATCTGGGAACGTTCGGGCCATACCCAGAAGGGCCGCGACGGTTGCCGGGTCCCCCTTCCCTGGTCGGGTACCAGCGCCCCCTACGGTTTCAACTCCGGATCCGAACAGCCCTGGCTGCCCCAACCCGACGACTGGGCCGAGTACACCGTCGCTGCCCAGGAGCGGGCACCACGTAGCCACCTGCAGTTGTACCGCGCGGCACTGGCCGAACGGCACCGCAATCCCGCCCTCGGTGACGGGGATCTGACCTGGGACGAACTGGACAACCGCGATCTGCTGTCGTTCAGCCGGACGCCGGGATTCCGTTGTGTGATCAACTTCGGCACCGAATCGGTGTCCCTGGAGTCCCTCTCCCCCGGCGCCACCGTGCTGCTGCATTCCGGCGACCCGGACAGCGGCGTCCTCGGAGCCGACGAGGCGGTCTGGCTGTCGGTCGGCTGA
- a CDS encoding acyl-CoA thioesterase yields the protein MPRFAVEVPLRWGDLDAYGHVNNGAYVDCLQEARVALLLRGPDGTGPVSELLGGGVIVAEHQVEHRYSITDTSAPVEAELWVEQLGAARFSLGYVLRSGGREALVARTVACPYDFTAGRVRRLTGTERDFFASVREEVRADLRTLPKVSVEKASEVAEWPLSVRWSDLDSYGHVNNVRFFDYLQEARVRFLDDHLLLIDAHWVVARQDVKYVDQITHRLQPYRVRTTVAEVGRSSVQLAAEIDDPDTGRVFATANTVLVAVDPEGRPVPINPS from the coding sequence TTGCCCCGCTTCGCGGTGGAGGTCCCCCTGCGTTGGGGTGACCTCGACGCCTACGGTCATGTCAACAACGGTGCCTACGTGGACTGTCTGCAGGAGGCCCGGGTGGCGTTGCTGCTTCGCGGTCCCGACGGCACCGGCCCGGTGAGCGAACTGCTCGGGGGCGGTGTGATCGTCGCCGAGCACCAGGTGGAACACCGGTACTCGATCACCGACACCTCGGCTCCGGTGGAGGCCGAGTTGTGGGTGGAGCAGCTCGGGGCAGCGCGGTTCTCCCTCGGGTACGTGCTCCGCAGCGGTGGTCGGGAGGCGCTGGTCGCCCGTACCGTGGCCTGTCCCTACGACTTCACCGCCGGTCGGGTCCGTCGGCTGACCGGGACCGAGCGCGACTTCTTCGCCTCCGTGCGCGAAGAGGTACGGGCCGACCTGCGAACGCTGCCGAAGGTCTCGGTCGAGAAGGCATCGGAGGTGGCCGAGTGGCCGTTGTCGGTACGGTGGTCGGACCTGGACTCCTACGGACATGTGAACAACGTCCGTTTCTTCGACTACCTGCAGGAGGCGAGGGTCAGGTTCCTCGATGATCATCTCCTGCTCATCGACGCCCATTGGGTGGTGGCGCGCCAGGACGTGAAGTACGTCGACCAGATCACCCATCGGCTGCAGCCGTACCGCGTGAGGACCACGGTGGCCGAGGTCGGCCGGAGCTCGGTGCAGCTCGCCGCCGAGATCGACGATCCGGACACGGGCCGGGTGTTCGCCACCGCCAACACCGTCCTGGTGGCGGTCGATCCCGAAGGCAGACCGGTCCCGATCAACCCCAGTTGA
- a CDS encoding AMP-dependent synthetase/ligase — protein sequence MTEAPVHTGNNPGLADELTDRAASMAQMFVDQGVKSADREAFRYRGADQQWMTLTWRETQTQVFELAAGLISLGLQPEQRVSIAATTRMEWILADLAIMCAGGAVTTVYPTTQHDDVAYIMDDAGVSIAIVEDAEQLEKVREHPELYDRLTALVIINGSAADEKVHSWEQLRGLGREKLADQPDLITDIVAGLTGEHLATLIYTSGTTGRPKGVEIPHDSWSYIGRAVELFGILDPDDVQFLWLPLSHVFGKALLSIQLQIGFRTAVDGRIESIVDGLAEVKPTWMAGAPRIFEKVRAKVMMGTQGGLKGKIARWAFSVGQRTAPYRLAGKPIPKGLARQEKLADKLVFSKLRDRLGGNMRFMVSGSAKLSKQVQDWFYAAGLLIIEGYGLTETSAVSFVNDPRATRFGTVGPPMPGMAVKIADDGEVLLSGPGVARGYHNKPEETAESFVDGWFHTGDIGELDDHGYLRITDRKKDLMKTSGGKYVAPQKVEGTVVANCPYASQVVIYGDGRKFITALIALDPEAITAWAEENGLSGKSVEELVDEPKVRELIKGYVDQANTRLERWETVKDFVILGSELSVEAGEVTPSMKIRRKAVVRRYQDQLDDLYPED from the coding sequence ATGACCGAAGCGCCCGTGCACACCGGGAACAATCCGGGACTGGCTGACGAGTTGACCGACCGAGCGGCGTCGATGGCCCAGATGTTCGTCGACCAGGGGGTCAAATCCGCCGATCGTGAGGCATTCCGGTATCGCGGAGCCGATCAGCAATGGATGACCCTGACCTGGCGCGAGACCCAGACCCAGGTCTTCGAACTCGCCGCCGGTCTGATCTCCCTCGGACTGCAGCCCGAGCAGCGGGTCTCCATCGCCGCCACCACCCGGATGGAGTGGATCCTGGCCGACCTGGCCATCATGTGTGCCGGTGGAGCGGTCACCACGGTCTACCCGACCACCCAGCACGACGACGTTGCCTACATCATGGACGATGCCGGCGTCAGCATCGCGATCGTCGAGGACGCCGAGCAGCTGGAGAAGGTACGCGAACATCCCGAGCTCTACGACCGGCTGACTGCGCTGGTGATCATCAACGGTTCGGCTGCCGATGAGAAGGTCCACAGCTGGGAACAGCTGCGCGGGCTCGGCCGGGAGAAGCTGGCCGACCAGCCCGACCTGATCACCGACATCGTCGCCGGTCTCACCGGGGAGCATCTGGCCACCCTGATCTACACCTCCGGCACCACCGGCCGGCCGAAGGGTGTGGAGATCCCGCACGACTCGTGGTCCTACATCGGTCGCGCGGTGGAGCTCTTCGGGATCCTCGACCCCGACGACGTGCAGTTCCTGTGGCTGCCGCTGTCCCATGTCTTCGGCAAGGCATTGCTGTCGATCCAGTTGCAGATCGGCTTCCGGACCGCGGTGGACGGCCGGATCGAATCCATCGTCGACGGCCTGGCCGAGGTGAAGCCGACCTGGATGGCCGGCGCACCCCGGATCTTCGAGAAGGTCCGGGCGAAGGTGATGATGGGCACCCAGGGCGGGCTGAAGGGCAAGATCGCCCGCTGGGCCTTCTCCGTCGGCCAGCGCACCGCCCCGTACCGCCTTGCGGGCAAGCCGATCCCCAAGGGGCTGGCCCGGCAGGAGAAGCTCGCCGACAAGCTGGTGTTCTCCAAACTTCGCGACCGTCTCGGCGGCAACATGCGTTTCATGGTCTCGGGCTCGGCGAAGCTTTCCAAGCAGGTGCAGGACTGGTTCTACGCGGCCGGACTGTTGATCATCGAGGGGTACGGGTTGACCGAGACCTCTGCGGTGAGCTTCGTCAACGACCCGCGGGCCACCCGGTTCGGCACCGTCGGTCCGCCGATGCCGGGTATGGCGGTGAAGATCGCCGACGACGGTGAGGTGCTGCTCAGCGGTCCGGGCGTTGCGCGCGGGTATCACAACAAGCCGGAGGAGACCGCGGAGTCCTTCGTCGACGGTTGGTTCCACACCGGCGACATCGGCGAACTCGATGATCACGGCTATCTGCGGATCACCGATCGCAAGAAGGACCTGATGAAGACCTCCGGCGGCAAGTACGTCGCCCCGCAGAAGGTCGAGGGCACGGTGGTCGCCAACTGTCCGTACGCCTCTCAGGTGGTCATCTACGGTGACGGCCGCAAGTTCATCACCGCCCTGATCGCACTGGACCCGGAGGCGATCACCGCCTGGGCCGAGGAGAACGGTCTGTCGGGCAAGTCGGTCGAGGAGTTGGTGGACGAGCCCAAGGTTCGCGAACTGATCAAGGGTTATGTCGATCAGGCGAACACCCGTTTGGAACGTTGGGAGACGGTGAAGGATTTCGTGATCCTCGGCTCTGAACTCTCGGTCGAGGCCGGCGAGGTGACGCCGAGCATGAAGATCCGCCGAAAGGCCGTCGTCCGGCGCTACCAGGACCAGCTCGACGATCTGTATCCCGAGGACTGA
- a CDS encoding YceI family protein, whose product MSQTTSEQIVGTWEIDPAHSEVAFVVRHLMSKVRGIFTSFSGTIQTPSDDLTQATVEVTIDVSSVSTNNEQRDGHLKTADVFNAEQFPTITFRSTGITAKGGDAYTITGDLTITGVTKSVDLEAEFFGVDVDAYGVTRLGAEARTQIVRKEFGVNFNIPLDGGRALIGDKVDIELSVEATKS is encoded by the coding sequence ATGTCCCAGACCACTTCCGAGCAGATCGTCGGCACGTGGGAGATCGACCCGGCCCACTCCGAGGTCGCCTTCGTCGTCCGTCACCTGATGAGCAAGGTGCGCGGCATCTTCACCTCCTTCTCCGGCACCATCCAGACCCCGTCGGACGACCTGACCCAGGCAACGGTCGAGGTCACCATCGACGTCTCCTCGGTCAGCACCAACAACGAACAGCGCGATGGTCACCTGAAGACCGCCGACGTGTTCAACGCCGAGCAGTTCCCGACCATCACCTTCCGTTCGACCGGGATCACCGCCAAGGGTGGTGACGCCTACACCATCACCGGCGACCTCACCATCACCGGTGTGACCAAGTCGGTCGACCTGGAGGCGGAGTTCTTCGGTGTCGACGTCGATGCCTACGGTGTCACCCGCCTGGGTGCCGAGGCTCGTACCCAGATCGTCCGCAAGGAGTTCGGAGTCAACTTCAACATCCCGCTCGACGGCGGTCGTGCGCTGATCGGCGACAAGGTCGACATCGAGTTGAGCGTCGAGGCCACCAAGTCCTGA
- a CDS encoding MarR family winged helix-turn-helix transcriptional regulator, with translation MSIAPRPASAASPAARWLTPDQQRVWRTYLLGVARLDEYLDADLRKHGLDLGEYEILVCLEEVEGRQLRMSELADRVHQSRSRLTHTIARMERAGLVERLTCPTDRRGVWAHLTEAGYELLSAAAPGHVAAVRHAFLEAVGEEDFAAIGRAFTAVLEATEENRQDPA, from the coding sequence ATGTCGATAGCACCACGACCGGCTTCGGCAGCCTCGCCCGCTGCTCGCTGGTTGACCCCGGATCAGCAGCGTGTCTGGCGTACCTATCTGCTCGGGGTCGCCCGGCTCGACGAGTACCTCGATGCTGACCTGCGCAAGCACGGTCTGGATCTCGGTGAGTACGAGATCCTGGTCTGCCTGGAGGAGGTCGAGGGACGACAGCTGCGGATGTCGGAACTGGCCGACCGCGTCCACCAGTCCCGGTCCCGGCTGACCCACACCATCGCCCGGATGGAACGGGCCGGCCTGGTCGAACGGCTCACCTGCCCGACCGACCGCCGCGGTGTCTGGGCGCACCTGACCGAGGCCGGGTACGAACTGTTGTCGGCCGCGGCTCCCGGACATGTGGCGGCTGTCCGACATGCCTTCCTGGAGGCGGTCGGCGAGGAGGACTTCGCTGCCATCGGCCGGGCGTTCACAGCCGTACTGGAGGCGACCGAAGAGAACCGCCAGGATCCAGCTTGA
- a CDS encoding FAD-binding and (Fe-S)-binding domain-containing protein, translating to MTATPTATTSNWTEFRRGLELAGLSDLVDDSTLTRALYSSDASLYRIPPRAVAKPRDRGQLEQLVRIALDNELPITPRGTGTSCAGNAVGPGLVIDFRAGLNRIIELDPEQRTAVVEPGVVQADLQRAALPYGLRFGPDPSTHTRCTIGGMIGNNACGPRALGYGKTASNVLGLKLLTGTGDLLRVGAGAEGGPRGTQLDRLQALVQANLATIRTNFGLFDRQVSGYSLEHLLPENGFAAHRFLAGTEGTIGVLTEATVNLVADAPHSIMVALGYPSMPEAADDIPTVLPYRPTAAEGLDSRIVDVIIDHHGPGAVPPLPQGKGWLFIELVDDDPVRLRERAEAVLADSHALDGVVVTDPAKARALWKIREDGAGLAQVSLGAPAYPGWEDAAVRPAQLGAYLRDFDLLLREHGLQGLPYGHFGDGCVHCRIDFPLTSPGGSARYRAFMFDAAALAARYGGSMSGEHGDGRARSELLPIMYNEASLSLMAQVKSIFDPANLLNPGVLVDPDPTDADIRAVESIGTPLTLIEPEFAAAVHRCSGVGKCVADMTGSGGVMCPSYQATGQEKDSTRGRARVLQEMINGSMITDGWRSPEVHEALDLCLSCKGCRRDCPTGTDMASYKAQVLDKAYAGRLRPRSHYTMGWLPLWARLITTVPGLAALVNGVGKAPVLRNLLKWTAGVDQRRPLPQFAPKSAKARLRRHRPPSGRTVIIWVDSFDNAFAGSPNVEAALEVLSAAGYAPQLLQRNACCGLTWISTGQLDGARHHLRQSLDVLHPLIADGTPVIGLEPSCLAVWRSDAEELLPDDPRVPEVAAGLKTLAEFLRTAPEFSPPDLSGRRIIAQPHCHHAAVIGFGPDAELLKRTGAEVTTLGGCCGLAGNFGVEAGHYEVSVKVAEHDLLPALDADPDAIVLADGFSCRLQADQLAGRKAISLAELLADAASGSI from the coding sequence TTGACCGCCACCCCCACCGCGACGACCTCGAACTGGACCGAGTTCCGACGCGGTCTGGAACTCGCCGGGTTGTCCGATCTGGTGGACGACTCGACGCTGACCCGCGCTCTCTACTCCTCCGACGCCTCGCTGTACCGGATTCCGCCCCGGGCGGTGGCCAAACCCCGCGACCGAGGACAACTCGAACAACTCGTCCGGATCGCCCTGGACAACGAACTGCCGATCACACCTCGGGGGACCGGCACCTCCTGTGCCGGGAACGCGGTCGGTCCCGGTCTGGTGATCGACTTCCGCGCCGGCCTGAACCGGATCATCGAGCTCGACCCCGAGCAGCGGACCGCGGTGGTCGAACCCGGTGTGGTGCAGGCCGACCTGCAGCGCGCTGCGCTGCCCTACGGACTGCGATTCGGCCCTGACCCGTCGACCCACACCCGCTGCACCATCGGCGGCATGATCGGCAACAACGCCTGTGGCCCCCGGGCCCTGGGTTACGGGAAGACCGCGAGCAATGTGCTCGGGCTGAAACTGCTCACCGGCACCGGTGACCTGCTGCGCGTGGGAGCCGGCGCCGAGGGTGGTCCCCGTGGGACCCAGCTCGACCGTCTGCAGGCACTGGTGCAGGCCAATCTGGCGACGATCCGGACCAACTTCGGCCTGTTCGATCGACAGGTCTCCGGCTACAGCCTGGAGCACCTTCTCCCGGAGAACGGCTTTGCCGCCCATCGTTTCCTGGCCGGCACCGAGGGCACCATCGGGGTGCTCACCGAGGCGACGGTCAACCTGGTGGCCGATGCCCCGCATTCGATCATGGTCGCGCTGGGCTACCCCTCCATGCCGGAGGCCGCCGACGACATCCCGACCGTGCTGCCGTACCGCCCGACCGCGGCCGAGGGCCTGGACAGTCGGATCGTCGATGTGATCATCGACCACCACGGCCCCGGTGCGGTCCCGCCGTTGCCGCAAGGGAAGGGCTGGTTGTTCATCGAACTCGTCGACGACGACCCGGTACGCCTGCGCGAGCGCGCCGAAGCGGTGCTCGCCGACAGTCACGCCCTCGACGGTGTCGTGGTCACCGATCCGGCCAAGGCACGTGCCCTGTGGAAGATCCGCGAGGACGGGGCAGGCCTGGCCCAGGTCTCCCTCGGTGCCCCCGCCTACCCGGGATGGGAGGACGCGGCCGTTCGCCCCGCGCAACTCGGCGCCTATCTCCGTGACTTTGATCTACTGCTGCGTGAGCACGGATTGCAGGGTCTGCCGTACGGGCACTTCGGCGACGGGTGTGTGCACTGCCGGATCGACTTCCCGCTGACCAGTCCCGGCGGTTCTGCCCGTTATCGCGCCTTCATGTTCGACGCCGCCGCCCTGGCCGCCCGCTACGGCGGCTCCATGTCGGGTGAGCACGGTGACGGGCGTGCCCGCTCGGAACTGCTTCCGATCATGTACAACGAGGCGTCGTTGTCGCTGATGGCACAGGTGAAGTCGATCTTCGACCCTGCGAACCTGCTGAACCCCGGTGTTCTGGTCGATCCCGACCCGACCGATGCCGACATCCGAGCGGTGGAGAGCATCGGTACGCCCCTCACCCTGATCGAGCCCGAGTTCGCCGCCGCGGTCCACCGGTGCAGCGGCGTCGGGAAATGCGTCGCCGACATGACCGGCAGCGGCGGTGTGATGTGCCCGTCCTATCAGGCGACCGGACAGGAGAAGGACTCGACCCGGGGACGTGCCCGAGTCCTGCAGGAGATGATCAACGGGTCGATGATCACCGACGGCTGGCGTTCACCTGAGGTGCACGAAGCGCTGGATCTGTGCCTGTCCTGCAAGGGATGTCGTCGCGATTGCCCCACCGGGACGGATATGGCCAGCTACAAGGCTCAGGTGTTGGACAAGGCCTACGCCGGTCGGCTCCGCCCGCGTTCGCACTACACGATGGGCTGGTTGCCGCTGTGGGCCCGGTTGATCACCACTGTCCCGGGCCTGGCCGCGTTGGTGAATGGTGTCGGCAAGGCACCGGTTCTCCGCAACCTGTTGAAATGGACCGCCGGAGTCGATCAACGCCGACCGCTGCCCCAGTTCGCTCCGAAGTCGGCCAAGGCCCGGCTGCGGCGGCACCGCCCACCCTCGGGGCGCACCGTGATCATCTGGGTGGACTCCTTCGACAACGCCTTCGCCGGCAGTCCGAATGTGGAGGCCGCTCTGGAGGTACTGAGTGCGGCCGGGTACGCACCGCAATTGCTGCAGCGCAATGCCTGTTGCGGCCTCACCTGGATCAGCACCGGCCAGCTCGACGGTGCACGACACCACCTCCGGCAGTCCTTGGACGTGCTGCACCCGCTGATCGCCGACGGAACCCCGGTGATCGGTCTGGAACCGTCATGTCTGGCGGTCTGGCGCTCCGACGCCGAGGAACTGTTGCCCGACGATCCGCGGGTGCCGGAGGTCGCCGCCGGGTTGAAGACCCTGGCCGAATTCCTGCGTACCGCCCCGGAGTTCTCGCCTCCCGATCTCAGCGGCCGCCGGATCATCGCGCAGCCGCACTGCCACCACGCGGCAGTGATCGGGTTCGGCCCGGATGCGGAGTTGCTGAAGCGCACCGGCGCCGAGGTGACCACTCTGGGCGGTTGTTGCGGCCTGGCCGGGAACTTCGGTGTCGAGGCCGGACACTACGAGGTCTCGGTGAAGGTCGCCGAACACGATCTGTTGCCGGCGCTCGACGCCGATCCGGACGCGATCGTGCTCGCCGACGGATTCTCCTGCCGGCTGCAGGCCGATCAGCTCGCCGGCCGGAAGGCGATCTCGTTGGCCGAGTTGCTGGCCGACGCGGCTTCCGGATCGATCTGA
- the ettA gene encoding energy-dependent translational throttle protein EttA, translated as MPEFIYSMSRVRKAVGDKVILDNVTMSFYPGAKIGVVGPNGAGKSTLLKVMAGLEPVNNGDTHLAKDATVGILLQEPPLTEGKTVRENVEEAVADIKGLQTKLEELGMAMAEPDADFDALMAEMGEVQTELDSRNAWDIDNQLEQAMDALQLPPSDAIVDNLSGGERRRVALCKLLLQQPDLLLLDEPTNHLDAESVNWLEGHLKSYPGAVLAITHDRYFLDNVAEWICEVDRGRLHPYEGNYSTYLDTKRERLQVEGKKDAKRAKILARELDWARSNPKARQAKNRARLARYEEMAAEAERNKKMDFEEINIPAGPRLGSTVLEADHLKKGFGERVLIDNLSFSLPRNGIVGVIGPNGVGKSTLFKMIVGEETPDGGKLELGETVKISYTDQSRSGLDEKKNVWEVVSDGLDYIKVANFEMPSRAYVASFGFKGPDQQKPSGVLSGGERNRLNLALTLKQGGNLLLLDEPTNDLDVETLQSLEDALLEFPGCAVVISHDRWFLDRVATHILAWEGNEENPANWFWFEGNFADYETNKVERLGAEAARPTRTTHRRLTRG; from the coding sequence ATGCCTGAATTCATCTACTCCATGTCCCGTGTCCGCAAGGCCGTTGGTGACAAGGTGATCCTCGACAACGTCACGATGTCGTTCTACCCCGGCGCCAAGATCGGCGTCGTCGGACCCAACGGCGCCGGAAAGTCGACGCTGCTCAAGGTGATGGCCGGTCTGGAACCGGTGAACAACGGCGACACCCACCTGGCCAAGGACGCGACCGTCGGAATCCTGTTGCAGGAACCGCCGCTCACCGAGGGCAAGACCGTCCGCGAGAACGTCGAGGAGGCCGTTGCCGACATCAAGGGGCTGCAGACGAAGTTGGAGGAACTCGGGATGGCCATGGCCGAACCCGATGCCGACTTCGATGCCTTGATGGCCGAGATGGGCGAGGTGCAGACCGAGCTCGACTCCCGCAACGCCTGGGACATCGACAACCAGCTCGAGCAGGCGATGGACGCCCTGCAGCTCCCGCCCTCCGATGCCATCGTCGACAACCTGTCCGGTGGTGAGCGTCGACGGGTTGCGTTGTGCAAACTGCTGCTCCAGCAGCCCGATCTGCTGCTCTTGGACGAGCCGACCAACCACCTCGACGCGGAGTCGGTGAACTGGCTGGAGGGTCACCTCAAGTCCTACCCCGGTGCAGTCCTCGCGATCACCCACGACCGGTACTTCCTGGACAACGTCGCCGAGTGGATCTGTGAGGTCGACCGCGGCCGCCTGCACCCCTACGAGGGCAACTACTCCACCTACCTCGACACCAAGCGCGAGCGCTTGCAGGTCGAAGGGAAGAAGGATGCCAAGCGGGCGAAGATCCTGGCCCGTGAGCTCGACTGGGCCCGGTCCAACCCGAAGGCACGGCAGGCGAAGAACCGCGCCCGCCTTGCCCGGTACGAGGAGATGGCAGCCGAGGCCGAGCGGAACAAGAAGATGGACTTCGAGGAGATCAACATCCCCGCCGGTCCGCGCCTGGGATCGACCGTGCTGGAGGCCGACCACCTGAAGAAGGGCTTCGGCGAACGGGTGCTGATCGACAACCTCTCGTTCTCCCTGCCCCGCAACGGGATCGTCGGTGTGATCGGCCCGAACGGTGTCGGCAAATCGACCCTGTTCAAGATGATCGTCGGCGAGGAGACTCCCGATGGCGGCAAGCTCGAACTCGGCGAGACCGTCAAGATCAGCTACACCGACCAGAGCCGTTCCGGTCTGGACGAGAAGAAGAACGTCTGGGAGGTCGTCTCCGACGGCTTGGACTACATCAAGGTCGCCAACTTCGAGATGCCGTCGCGGGCCTACGTCGCCTCCTTCGGGTTCAAGGGTCCGGACCAGCAGAAACCCTCCGGAGTGCTGTCCGGTGGTGAACGCAACCGGTTGAACCTGGCGTTGACCCTGAAGCAGGGTGGCAACCTGCTGCTCCTGGACGAGCCGACCAACGACCTCGACGTGGAGACCCTGCAGTCACTGGAGGACGCCTTGTTGGAGTTCCCCGGCTGTGCCGTGGTGATCTCCCACGACCGCTGGTTCCTCGACCGTGTGGCCACCCACATCCTGGCCTGGGAGGGTAACGAGGAGAACCCGGCGAACTGGTTCTGGTTCGAGGGCAACTTCGCCGATTACGAGACCAACAAGGTCGAACGTCTCGGCGCCGAGGCGGCTCGTCCGACCCGTACCACGCACCGCAGGCTCACCCGCGGCTGA
- a CDS encoding ArsR/SmtB family transcription factor encodes MDLERRLTALESVVADLRRRLHEHVPADGAGSTEANARHPAEDTGGTEANSRSDPAAGAADAEPNDPNISPAPTAGSGDPNTDRHSAAVPWLVGESERDGSPGGTVAYGGEVDLPTGEHYQWEWHRPTTAVLSLGWDQVADRLDALGSPVRLRILQAVLNGTQTTAGLSEVLGLGTGGQLHHHLRSLSAAGWLTSTARGHWTVPGPRVIPLLTTILATGE; translated from the coding sequence GTGGATCTAGAGAGGCGGCTCACTGCCTTGGAGTCGGTCGTCGCCGACCTCCGGCGGCGGCTGCACGAGCATGTTCCGGCCGATGGCGCGGGCAGCACCGAGGCGAACGCCCGTCATCCGGCTGAGGACACGGGCGGCACCGAGGCCAACTCGAGGTCAGATCCAGCCGCGGGCGCGGCCGACGCCGAGCCGAACGACCCGAACATCAGTCCTGCCCCGACCGCGGGCAGTGGCGACCCGAACACCGATCGCCACTCGGCCGCGGTGCCGTGGCTGGTCGGGGAATCCGAGCGCGACGGGTCGCCCGGTGGCACCGTTGCCTACGGGGGTGAGGTCGACCTGCCGACCGGTGAGCATTACCAGTGGGAATGGCATCGCCCCACCACCGCGGTGCTTTCACTCGGCTGGGATCAGGTCGCGGACCGGCTCGATGCCCTCGGCAGCCCGGTCCGGCTGCGCATCCTGCAGGCGGTCCTGAACGGTACGCAGACCACCGCCGGGCTCAGCGAAGTTCTCGGCCTGGGCACCGGCGGGCAGTTGCATCATCACCTTCGATCACTGTCCGCGGCGGGATGGCTGACCTCGACCGCCCGCGGGCACTGGACCGTGCCCGGGCCCCGGGTGATCCCGCTGCTCACCACCATCCTTGCGACAGGAGAATGA